One Cicer arietinum cultivar CDC Frontier isolate Library 1 chromosome 8, Cicar.CDCFrontier_v2.0, whole genome shotgun sequence DNA segment encodes these proteins:
- the LOC101489911 gene encoding protein BASIC PENTACYSTEINE1-like: MDGDNGLNIRNWGYYEPVSSFKSHLGLQLMSSMPEKPLLGGHNAAVLSGGNGAFHHRDIGLPQTTYPMDYMRDAWISSQRDNKYMNMNMIPTNPGYSGIPETSSAHHIQMIQPPELLKEERPTEDAAPPVVEKTNGTGKKRQGLKVPKSPKAKKPKRGPRDPKDENTRSVPRTPRVPKKTTEIAINGIDLDISSIPIPVCSCTGTPQQCYRWGSGGWQSACCTTAISIYPLPMSTKRRGARIAGRKMSIGAFKKVLEKLAAEGYNFSNPIDLRTYWAKHGTNKFVTIR; this comes from the coding sequence ATGGATGGGGATAATGGTCTTAACATACGTAATTGGGGTTACTATGAACCTGTTTCATCATTTAAGAGTCACTTAGGGTTGCAGCTGATGTCGTCCATGCCGGAAAAACCGTTGCTTGGAGGGCATAATGCTGCAGTTTTGTCGGGTGGTAATGGTGCATTTCACCATAGAGATATTGGGTTACCTCAAACTACATATCCTATGGATTATATGAGGGATGCATGGATTAGTAGTCAAAGGGATAATAagtatatgaatatgaatatgataCCTACAAATCCGGGTTATAGTGGTATTCCAGAGACATCTTCGGCTCATCATATTCAAATGATTCAACCACCGGAATTGTTGAAGGAAGAAAGGCCGACGGAGGATGCAGCACCGCCTGTGGTTGAGAAGACAAATGGAACTGGTAAGAAGAGGCAAGGACTGAAGGTGCCTAAATCTCCGAAAGCAAAGAAGCCGAAAAGAGGACCACGTGATCCAAAGGACGAGAATACTCGTTCGGTTCCTCGAACACCAAGGGTTCCTAAGAAAACAACTGAAATTGCGATAAATGGGATTGATTTGGATATTTCTAGTATTCCAATTCCTGTTTGTTCGTGCACCGGGACACCTCAACAGTGTTATAGATGGGGCTCGGGTGGATGGCAGTCTGCATGCTGTACAACGGCTATATCGATATATCCTTTGCCTATGAGTACTAAGCGGCGTGGTGCTAGAATAGCCGGTAGGAAAATGAGTATAGGAGCATTTAAGAAAGTTTTAGAGAAACTTGCAGCCGAGGGTTATAACTTTTCTAATCCAATTGATTTGAGGACTTATTGGGCAAAACATGGTACCAACAAGTTTGTCACTATCAGGTAG